From Bacteroidota bacterium, one genomic window encodes:
- a CDS encoding glycosyltransferase family 4 protein codes for ISCQNMLKVLTFIDWFWPGFKAGGPVRSLLNLTEHLSGEITFYIITRDTDYMSHEPYSEIQSNSWNEIRPGIHVYYISGEHLSRKTIHSFFQEKNKYDLVYINGIYSWYFSILPLYFSRKTGIAHVVAPRGMLSQQTFSSKKRLKKIFFVAARVAGLYKRARFHATMEREASDIAGIVHVDPARISVAPNLPRKSLPERIPPREKQPGLLRLISIARIAPEKNILFAIQVLQGLKGGQVILDLYGELYNADYWGECLREIESLPANIQVNSKGSINSDHIPETLLNYHFLLMPSRGENFGHSILESLMSGCPVVISDKTPWRDLEKVRAGWDIPLDKPGEFTSILQKCLELEQEAYNGLSEGALLHAREFVNNPKLVESSKNMFYGKS; via the coding sequence AGATAAGCTGTCAAAACATGCTGAAAGTACTAACATTCATCGACTGGTTCTGGCCCGGTTTCAAGGCCGGAGGCCCGGTACGCTCACTTCTGAACCTCACCGAACATCTTTCCGGGGAGATCACCTTCTATATTATAACCCGTGATACGGATTACATGAGCCACGAGCCTTATTCGGAAATACAAAGCAATTCCTGGAACGAGATCCGCCCCGGGATCCATGTTTACTATATTTCGGGCGAACACCTCAGCCGGAAAACCATACATTCCTTTTTCCAGGAAAAAAACAAATACGACCTCGTTTACATCAACGGCATATATTCGTGGTACTTTTCCATCCTTCCACTGTATTTTTCCAGGAAGACAGGGATAGCTCACGTGGTAGCCCCCAGGGGCATGTTGTCGCAACAAACATTCAGCAGTAAAAAGCGACTGAAAAAGATCTTTTTTGTGGCCGCCAGGGTAGCAGGATTGTATAAGAGAGCCCGTTTTCATGCGACCATGGAAAGGGAGGCAAGTGATATTGCCGGTATCGTGCATGTTGATCCGGCCAGGATCAGCGTAGCACCCAATCTTCCCAGGAAATCACTTCCTGAACGTATCCCTCCCCGGGAAAAACAGCCGGGATTGCTGCGACTTATAAGCATTGCGAGGATAGCCCCGGAGAAGAACATTCTTTTTGCCATACAAGTATTGCAAGGGCTTAAGGGAGGTCAGGTCATCCTCGATCTTTACGGAGAGCTTTACAATGCCGATTATTGGGGGGAATGCCTCAGGGAAATAGAATCATTACCCGCAAACATACAGGTGAACAGCAAGGGGAGCATAAATTCCGACCATATTCCTGAAACCCTGCTTAATTATCATTTCCTTCTTATGCCTTCACGGGGTGAGAATTTCGGACACAGCATACTGGAAAGCCTGATGAGCGGCTGTCCGGTTGTGATATCCGATAAAACGCCCTGGCGTGACCTGGAGAAAGTCCGGGCAGGATGGGATATTCCTCTTGATAAGCCCGGGGAATTTACTTCCATCCTGCAGAAATGCCTGGAACTGGAGCAGGAAGCATACAATGGACTTTCCGAAGGAGCTTTACTTCATGCCAGGGAGTTTGTCAATAATCCCAAACTGGTTGAATCCAGTAAAAACATGTTTTATGGAAAAAGTTGA
- a CDS encoding WcaF family extracellular polysaccharide biosynthesis acetyltransferase: MEKVDLSVYTPGDYKPGAGILKRVLWFITNALFFQCPLSTLSTFKCFLLRMFGAKVGKGVVIKPSVNIKYPWKLQIGDHVWIGEKAWIDNLDEVVIGSHCCISQGAMLLCGNHNYRKKTFDLMTGRITLEDGVWIGAFSIVSPGVTCGTHSVLAVNSVASNDLEPYYIYRGNPAIKTRERKIQ; encoded by the coding sequence ATGGAAAAAGTTGATTTATCGGTTTACACACCGGGCGATTACAAGCCGGGAGCCGGGATACTGAAAAGGGTTTTGTGGTTCATCACCAATGCCTTGTTTTTCCAGTGTCCGCTCAGCACTTTGAGTACATTCAAGTGTTTCCTGCTCAGGATGTTCGGGGCAAAAGTAGGAAAAGGAGTGGTGATCAAGCCATCGGTGAATATCAAGTACCCCTGGAAGTTGCAGATTGGAGACCACGTGTGGATAGGAGAAAAAGCCTGGATAGACAATCTCGACGAGGTGGTGATTGGCAGCCATTGCTGCATTTCGCAGGGGGCTATGCTCTTGTGCGGCAATCATAACTACCGGAAGAAGACCTTCGATCTGATGACGGGCAGGATTACGCTGGAAGATGGGGTATGGATCGGAGCCTTCAGCATTGTGAGCCCCGGAGTCACCTGCGGCACCCATTCCGTCCTTGCCGTGAATTCCGTTGCCAGCAATGATTTGGAACCTTATTACATATATAGAGGAAACCCCGCAATTAAAACCAGGGAAAGGAAAATACAATGA
- a CDS encoding glycosyltransferase encodes MKISLITISYNSEASIRDTIESVMEQDYNNIEYIIVDGNSKDRTMEIVRSYGEKISKSVSEPDKGLYDALNKGINMATGDVVGFIHSDDVLAGPGVISLIASTFLEKETDSIYGDLEYVFKEDTSRILRYWKAGKFSRRKIRNGWMPPHPTFYVKRSIYNTYGGFDTGFRIAADYDCILRLLAKEKISTAYIPEVLVKMRVGGESNKSIRNIIRKSKEDIRAMRKNGIPALPALIMKNLRKIHQFIVRK; translated from the coding sequence ATGAAGATCTCACTCATCACGATTTCTTACAACAGCGAAGCTTCCATACGCGATACCATTGAATCGGTGATGGAACAGGATTACAACAACATTGAATACATTATTGTGGACGGAAATTCCAAAGACCGTACCATGGAGATCGTTCGCAGCTATGGGGAAAAAATAAGCAAATCGGTAAGTGAGCCCGACAAAGGGCTGTATGACGCCCTGAACAAGGGCATCAATATGGCTACGGGAGATGTTGTAGGTTTCATCCACTCCGACGATGTGCTGGCAGGCCCCGGGGTGATCAGCCTGATCGCTTCCACTTTCCTGGAAAAAGAAACAGACTCCATTTATGGCGATCTGGAGTATGTTTTCAAGGAAGACACCTCCAGGATCCTGAGATACTGGAAGGCAGGAAAGTTCAGCCGAAGGAAAATCAGAAACGGATGGATGCCACCACACCCTACATTTTATGTAAAACGCAGCATATACAATACCTATGGAGGCTTCGACACCGGATTCCGCATTGCCGCCGATTACGATTGTATACTCCGTCTCCTGGCGAAAGAAAAGATAAGTACTGCCTACATCCCCGAAGTACTGGTAAAAATGCGGGTTGGAGGTGAAAGCAATAAAAGCATCCGGAATATTATCCGGAAGTCGAAAGAAGATATACGGGCTATGAGAAAAAACGGAATACCGGCATTACCGGCCCTGATAATGAAAAACCTGAGAAAAATCCACCAGTTTATCGTTCGTAAATAG